From the genome of Vanessa cardui chromosome 17, ilVanCard2.1, whole genome shotgun sequence:
ATCTTCAtgctgttttattaaattctgaTGAGCAGAAGTagcttctaatatttttttaaatctttcagACATTACAGGTTTAAGTTTCTTGCACTGCTCCTCAGTGAGTTTAGGTTTTTTCGAGTCATTTTCATCACCACTGGAGTTATTTAACTTATCTAGTGCCCTCTTTTTGCCTGCTTCGGTACCTTTTACATTATTAGGATCTATTTTTTCTATACCTCCTTTTTGTTGAATGAGTTTTATCGCATTTAACTTTGCTTTGTCAGCAAGTTTTTGTCCGtatgacaaatttaaatctATCACACCACTGCCTTTCAATCCAAATCCTTTTCCTAAAGTTGGGGAATTAGCTACTTTCTCTGCTAAGCTTGGACTTTTGGAGTTAGATAAATTGTTAAGCCTCTGTGAGTCACTCAGTCTTTGCGATGTGGGACTGTGTAATATgccattgttattttttaataatccagACCCCATTGGTGCTTTGTTTGTCATCAAAGTATCTACTTCTGTTTTGAAATAATCAGTCAAAGACATAAGCCTATTTTGATCTCTGTCTGCAAATTTCTTGTGATTACTTGGTGGTGGTGCAGTATAAGACTTCCCACCATACATGAATGTATTCTTTCCAAAGACCTTGTTTTGCAAACTCACTAGCCCTTTACCCATTGTTGATGATTGAAGCTCTTGTCTCCGTGAATATTTCTGATATTCTTGTTTAACATGATATATACAGTGTTCACACTGACTTAAATTAACGAATGAAGTACATGGTTCTCCATTCTTCTTTTTACTTCTACATATACCAAAGTCTTTTGATTGGCCTAATATCATTACTCGCTCTGGTTTTTCCACACTTAAGCAAGCCTGCTCATTGCTGTTTTGAGATCTTTCAAGTAAATTAGGATTTAAGATTGCTACAACTGTACCTTCTGGTGTCTTCCACAAGTCATTATATGCTTTACGGAATAAAAACatagaaatagtttttaaatcatcCTTTAAATCACTAAGTGTccaaatcataaaattattgccCTTTTGGGACTTTTTAGCACTGCTTTTCTTAACAATAACTCCAGCTATTACCCAGTCTTTTGATAAATCCTCATTTTCTACATACCGTTTTATTCTGAGCATATTAACCGCTTCTCTGCCTTGCATCCGATCCAGCAAGGCAGAACTGGAGATCAAGGGCTTTGTAATTCTAATTCCAAATATAGGATCAGTGTACACGTCACTAGTAGTTTTAGCTTTTGCTTCAGGAACACAGAAGGTActtttgtcatttaaattattttctgtcTTCTGGGAAATAGTGGATTTCTTAGTTTTTAAGTCAATATTTGTCTGTCGCAGTCTGGTTTCAAATTCTACTCTTCTATTTATGTGCTCTTGTTCTTGCTggtctaatgttttttttatttgacttccATAATCGTTGTATTTTCTTTCCGTAAAATTCCTTTTTTCCTCATCATCAGAGGAGTCAGTATCACCATTGTGAATTGCAGATTTCAAATCTTTATCTTTTTGTACGTTTTCTTCGATAACttcatttgtttcaaatatGTTTACCTCACGTATTTGTACGGGTTTTTCTTCACTTTCTTCATTAAGGTCAGCACGTAGCAATTCATCTAATTGATCTAATTCATCCACTTCAACCATtttggttaaaaatattatataaaagttaacttttacttaataaaacattagAAAAATTTACCAAATAAAATGCGCGGGAAATAGTTTTGAGCTTACAGCTGGCAGCTGCTGAATGCTGACTAATGTCAACGTCAAATCACAAATGACCCAGTTGagctgataaataataatacgcgGTGTTGCAAGCTCAAATAATTAGTTGTACCTGCTCCTGCTTATAATAAcagctttatattaatttataatttttatacattttaaaaaagataaaagggtttttgctaaattaaaatagccttcttttattcaaattgatgaataggaacgtatagtacgacactaTAATCTTGGCTGTTATCCCATTCatccttctcttcaaagggagaggaggcctttagcccagcagtggaaatttacaggctgttgttatagtACCTAAGTTGCATCGTACtatatgtaaagatataaactgatataacatacatataattaaaaaacactcCGCGTAATTAAAAACActgaaatttaacaataatgtttCCCACACCCAAATCCTTTATAGTCTCACCCTTATGATatgtttaaaagtatattttcaatagaattttAATAGACTATAGCCATGATTACCCAGTGGTTGGAGAGATGAGAATCTTAAGTTACATTACTAGATCTCTATATTGTAAACTCAGGCTTTGAACTAGTGTTCAAAGCCTGAgtttacaatatagcgaaaagtAAAGCGTTACATTGCAATCATGTTTCAAGGTTAACAATATTTCGAAAATTTACAAACTGAAGGTCATTTGCAGGTCTCGTCTTAAAGACAACGAGCGCCCGAACGTTTTTATGGCGATGACAAAAAAGGGTTGTTAAGTGAAAAATCACCAATGATAGTCAGCGAGGCATCAAGCACGGCGTTCGGGTTTCTTGCACCTCCTGCACCCCGAATCAAAATAGGTCAGGAGGCTGTCACACCTGCCACTAAATCTTTAACTAATCCTTACTATCGACATACTTAAATCTAACTTTGCGATGgtattatatgtttatctctcgGAGATAACCCACAAtgaccattttttatccttaacTTTTCCATAAATGCTGGTAATTACGAagtgattttaagcaatacagcattattTATTAACCAATACCTTAAATCAACTGTCTATATAATAAAGATCAATATGGCGCTTTACAgagtttatttaatgaaatattttcgaagatattacgtACTTGATTTGTACATAAAGACATCCGTTAATATGTACTTAGTAATACCCATGCAAAATCGGGGAGGCTAGTACcaaaattgtgaattattgtaatcagtgtaccTATATTACGagttaaaaaatgattatttactaacgaaagttgaaagtaatccttaatttattcaaaaaaccatcaataaaaatgcattttttcaaacgtgtcacgctcctgattggccgggcttatgatgagggcttttctactatataccAATAGCATACCATAccatatataaaatacacgaaagtgacgtcaccgaccccattgcagtgccatattgtccaagtagcgtttttgcgcgctatttaaatatgaaatttttaatctgatatttttcggcaaataagtactaaaaataaaaataaaatcaactgttactaggttccttaacttctactaaataatatgttaccaAAATCGGCTAGCAATCGACGAAGACATCGCGTGACATGTCTTAAATTAAATCGAACTGATAACCTGTTTGTTTTTCTAAGTCGGctgaaagaataaaaaatgaatatttttatttattgttatgacggtcaaaatcaaaatatatagtaCTATAGGAATTGTTTTAACTTCAAGCTACGACCAGTTTGGATTGCAGATTCTTACGTGAAGAACCagcaacaaactcagtagttcatcttttttagcattttaaatacaacgtcaatgttattttagttaacCAAACACAATTAGTTAAATACTGTATGTATATCATGTTTGCGATATATTGCATGTttacacttaaaataataaaaatattgtctttaaTTCGCTTGAGTGAAGTAGATGGTTCGTCGGCGACTTGATTAGTGACGGTCACGGGTTGTTAGCCGTCATTAGAAAAATAAAGGaaagaaaaatatcaaaatataaaaagagaATAAACGATTTTAAAAGAGTAAAAATATGCGATGTCTCATCCATAAGTACCTATACCtccttatatataatacgtcGTGTAAGTCAACCAGTGcgcttttttattacttttataatcttatgatgaataatatgccttataaatttatcaatcaGCAATGTAAGATAGATAATTAGAGAAAAACGCGTTGGCCAGTGAGAACgttgataaatgtaaaaaaatatattttttaagttttaatataataattagtatatttttttatgatatgatttatattataatttgataaatttaactAAGAAAACAATTCTAATATGAAAATGGATAATACGTGTTCTGATTGATATTATAGTTTTCATAGCAAGCGCTTTCCAAGTTTCCAACGCATatcgggcaaaagctagttgcTTAATAATACTCTTAatgttcattttattatgtttatgacaataaatttaaatactatctatctgtttgtaaatttatttattcaattctaTAATTCAAAATCTATAGAGCATATTTGTTTTAGTTCattgatttaaataagttatgaagtattttaataaaaatattatcatatttagtTTCCGTCTTGTatctaaatgaaatttaaacaaaaaaaattagaataatcattaatttagtTACGGGGCCACCGGTAGTCAATACATTTTGTTGGTTCGTTATTAACACAATTCCTAAACGctgtagatattttatatttcatataacacttaaaacagCATTAGCCATGGCTCGTGACACTATTTTGTCTCAGTTATGCCACATTTTCAGTGCGATAAGTTCCGTTTTTTTCGATTGTCGGGGAAATGCGAGTTAATTTGACGTAAAGCGATTACGGCCGGTCGCGCTGCGCCGGCGCAGTGTGGCTACAGACGTGACGCGCGCCACCTCCCAATATCTCTACTTAATCTGGCCGGTATTTTATCGAGTATAACGTAAAACCAATGTACTCAGTAAAATTATTCATTGCTAGCTTTCAGTCGGaaagtttaaataatgaaaattattgaattgCTTTCatcttttattgaattaaaatgatGTGAGATGGggtacaatattaataacaaactaATATATTACTCGGACAATGAAATGCGACAAAATTCCTATCTAACGAACCGGCTACGCGTTCAACGACGAcagtgaaatattatatattttctctgAAAATTCTTCATGGCGAGCAGTCGGTCTTATGCGTGGTTGTAGATTTGCCGATCGACCGCATAAGACTGAATATACCGTGGGACAAAAATGTGCTTCTTAAACGTTTTACGTCTACATGTGTCTCAGAGTCAAAGGCAAAAGCGTCTTTATAAGCAATATATGGAACAATTGGCTGGAGCCTATGTCGAGAGATGTCCCGAAATGACAATGCACTGGGATTCTAGATACAACTACAGGATGCCAAGCCCTGAATGGCGTTACTCCTTGCCGTGCGACGAACGATTTTTCGAAACAGAAGAGCAACACGATCTGGCGTGTTGTTTAACGGAGTGCTCTGATAGCGGGCGGTGCTCTTCGCCCTGCTGCTCAGAAGTGATATTCAATGGTGGGCAGCATTTCAGTGGGAAAGCTGGGCATGTATGCCGACGATATCCCGTTTGCTATCCTGGAAATTTTGGGTAAGTTATATTCTAAActtaacgatttaaaaaatgtaagttGGTTATCGTCAAagttatagattatattatttattattatttaattccttcaattaaaaaaaaagatcataCAACAAATATATCGTCTTCACAGTGAGTAAATTATCTGCCCCAGTATTGAAAACGTTCTTGTATGTATGATGTAGTCCACTGTCAAAAATttcattgattaaataattatttccaaTATTATTAAGCTTAATAAGCGTCAgtgtttctataaaatattaaatgtattgtttgcaattaaaatcatttagaaATAGATTTGTGTTAAGAGTTTTAGATAAATGCATATACACTTTTTAAAATACGTGTATCACACATGATATTTAACGAATATGCATTATAGAAATTACGACATCAAAATGTCAACAtagtataatatgaaaaaaaaaacataaaaaagaatcgaaattattttcaaagcatTTCTCGTAAACGTTACACAAAACTAGGTTAACTTGTGTCAAACTCCGTTGTACAGCTTTGTTAAATGACAGCAATAGTCTGCGTATGCAATAGAAAAGTTGCATCAAAGTCAGCGAAGCGGAAGAACAGCACGCATTGACtgctgttttattaataagatagcTGAGTTATTAATGTACAGTTATATACCTTATAAACAATGGCCTTATACTAATATCGGAGGTGTTTTTGTACACCTATCTATGTATGCACTTATCCACCCATGCATTCTTCTTCTGCTATTAATGTGTTCCTTTGGACAGATGTGTGTGCACGTGTCATATATGCTGAGGATAATTACCGGCCATAAAGGGGTTGCCTAGAGTGCCTTTGGTCACGTAAATGTCAAAAGAAGTTGgtcatattattgtaattactttAAAGGTCATCGTTttcggaaataaataaatattggacaacatcacatacattactctgatctcattgtaagtagctaaaacacttgttatggaaaatcaaaagtaacgacggtaccacaaaca
Proteins encoded in this window:
- the LOC124536963 gene encoding protein MCM10 homolog — protein: MVEVDELDQLDELLRADLNEESEEKPVQIREVNIFETNEVIEENVQKDKDLKSAIHNGDTDSSDDEEKRNFTERKYNDYGSQIKKTLDQQEQEHINRRVEFETRLRQTNIDLKTKKSTISQKTENNLNDKSTFCVPEAKAKTTSDVYTDPIFGIRITKPLISSSALLDRMQGREAVNMLRIKRYVENEDLSKDWVIAGVIVKKSSAKKSQKGNNFMIWTLSDLKDDLKTISMFLFRKAYNDLWKTPEGTVVAILNPNLLERSQNSNEQACLSVEKPERVMILGQSKDFGICRSKKKNGEPCTSFVNLSQCEHCIYHVKQEYQKYSRRQELQSSTMGKGLVSLQNKVFGKNTFMYGGKSYTAPPPSNHKKFADRDQNRLMSLTDYFKTEVDTLMTNKAPMGSGLLKNNNGILHSPTSQRLSDSQRLNNLSNSKSPSLAEKVANSPTLGKGFGLKGSGVIDLNLSYGQKLADKAKLNAIKLIQQKGGIEKIDPNNVKGTEAGKKRALDKLNNSSGDENDSKKPKLTEEQCKKLKPVMSERFKKILEATSAHQNLIKQHEDDEQEKYFNKLEKKEAMEEKMLNTFKLACKAVRCAKCKYTAFSAAQICKDERHPLKVLDTFKRFFKCADCNNRTVSLEILPLHSCGNCSGSRWIKAPMLREKKVTSLSDGLSIRGEEETFIGGQVGAGKNINLLVPEN